The sequence GCCGGGTACAGTACGGCGCCGTGGCTTAGTCGCCCAACCAGCGGAATGAGGACGTGTCCTCGAGCGCATTTGCTGGTTGTCAGAGTCTACCAAGTTCCGGACAAAAGCAAGAAGGTTGCCGGAGAATCCCCATTATTGCCACTGTTAGAAGTCCTGATGAAAGCCTTGGAAATGTTCTAGATCCACGTGCTTGCAGTCGTTGTAGGCGTTGTGCAGTACATCTTCTAGATatgtaggctgaccatacgtaccgtatttaacgggacagtcccgttttttagacctaattgtgctgtcccgtcgtaatctaaaaaatcctcaatttgtcccgtatttttattgattttttcaaagagCTCCAaactattattcaaacaaatacaTTATTTTAGGCAATTAATGTTCATTTtcgattattatttttgaatctTCCAAAgtaggaaattattttttttttgttcatgtGAACAAAATCAATAGACAAGATTCCCAAGATGTGAGGCTACTTTAAgcatcatttaaatcaatttcgattaaAAAAATACGTGAATAGATAAGATTTGACATCTGccgggttgttacggagatcctgaaatattttgcgcgccaaatccgcgctgactaaattaaatttaaaattaaaaaactaaaaagtgccatttccgcgcgacatgaaatccatttcGTGCCAAATCCGCGTGACCCAGAATTAAATTTTATGCAAATACacgtgaaatatcaattttggttTCCGCAATCTACTAAACGTCTTCTCTTCGAGATCGTTTTTTAATATTCCTGATTTTAAATATGATTAATAGCTTCAATTTTGCACATGgtttgtaccaaatttaaagAAGGACTAAGAAAATCTCAGTTAATTTAACAACCCCCACCGACCATCTAAGTTTTCACCACAAGAAATACTAAAGCTAAGAAAACAAGAGCTAAACATCCAAAACTATTTCAATACGCACCGCTTTTTAAATGagatgatgattttgacattttttgttCCGTTATTGTCAGTGGAATTCGACACAAAGATGCAGATCATAATTGATGAATAGATGAACTTggcaaataacaaaaaatcttctaaagcaaaaaaattatgcAATCTTGTTGTAATTATAAAATTGCGTAGAGCTTCGAATATTCCCGAGCATATCTGTCGAAATTAATCCTGGTACTCTTGCAAAAGTTCCCCAGGGAACTtatgcggaaattcattctggaattttgttataaattgaatataataatttgatgaaaattcaagtaaattattcaaaaacaacctgcggaaaatctttagagattacTTGCGGACATCCCTTCATTAATTCCTGTGGAAAACGGTTCGGAAATTCATGCAGAAATTGACTGCGGGTGACTTGCTGCgtaaaaacttccgaaaaacCTTTCATCAAATTCGAGGCGCAATttgtaaggtttttttttttacagatattCCTGTGATTACCGCTAACAAAATGTTtgagaaaatcgtaacgtgAATTTTTGCGGAATTTTCTCTGGgaatctggaaaaaaaatcttccggaaaaACATTCGGAGTTTCATtcatgaattcctgtggaaatcggtttggaaatttctgaagactTCCTCTGGTGAATGTGCCGGTGAACAACATTCCAAGCATTCTTTCGTAAATTCAAGGCAACATTACATTAATTGCTGCGATCAGCGCTGCAGTCATTTACGcaggtcctaaaatgaagaatcgatattcgattttcttccagggaacgatgaaggtaatcattctaaacgtgtcggtttttctttagactcaaaaatcgaaaagaacattgtttaatttgaaattgaaaaatagatgaaaaatgcttcctcgacattttcggtcttgtttgacgtacggattcaaacgcactagcaaaacaccgcagggcacttgactcaacctttgacaggtaatatatggggctgacgttttgggctgatggttcattcgttctgaaatgttgcacagcccaaaatttgccttaaaatgtcttgaacacaaaaatattatttttactgatttagaattttaccagaatttttataacaacggtaCCAGTATTCTTggccgatgcactatcgtttgcaaccatgaacgaggtagggctttaggacccaattcccccaattttttttttataatttaacgGATTCTAAATGCTGTAGAAATCCTCTTTAGGCTGTAggcatttatttattaaattcatAGAATCCTTGTTAAATTTCTTAGGAGGTTTcgtattttttctgtgtatattCTTGTAAATCATAGGAGTTATCCGAAAACATTGCAAAAATACTCATGAAATTACCGCATTTTTACAGGAATATCTTTTGAAGATCTCCTTTTaatatttgaacaaatttctgcggaagcactTACCGTTTTAACTAAAATTCCGAATGtgactcatattccaaacactCGTTTCAAAAAGGCCATTTTGGCTTTTTTCGTGTGTTTTTATCCATAGGAGCTTGAGTTCGTttgtaatcctcatgcttagtTTGGAAAACCGATGAAAATTATAAtgttagggcgctaaaacgccagtgttcggaatatgagtcatgttcgggatttgagtcaaaacgctAACGAAAATGAAGCCCATCTAGGTAGaccataaaactaattttcaaataaacgtccgGAGAATCCTGTGATTCCTGTGattatttcataatttccgaactgtcacttttaagtttaatttgattttaattcgcgaatcggaccaaagcctaagtAAATTACAATTAGTTTTATCATACATTATTGATTATTTCATTGAACGAAAACTTATTTCGAATTTCAGATTATTGTAGCCTTGATATTCAATGATACCTTGATATTCAATATTCAATACTCAATATACCAAAAATGTATGGTTTTGAGAAATTTTCTATTTCCAGTATACCTTTGAAGCCCCATacagacaaataaagacatttTACTGAGATTAACAcagacatttaaaaaatgtatctggcatccctgatttAAATTGTCATTTGCACTTTCAATCGCCGTGGGaggttgagtagttttatctcgttttaaatactgaagGCTGTAAATGTTTCCTTTTAATTGAGTTCTCCAAGCGCAGTTTTTCGCACACCAACGTCACTGTATGGgatatataaaataaaagtgggtggtaatcttGTTGCGGCAAAAATATCACGAATACTTTTGGAGGAAGACAGCACACATTGACAGGAATACGGCAAAGTCACGCacactttcatttatttggagaagtcaattaaagaagggtcaaaatctcactgtaggtggattaatccgggttttttttaaatggaacATGTTatggggggaccataatactTATATAAACAAACTCCTGGTGACTCCTTTTATTATCACATGGTTACATTACATTGTATGGCTTGCATTAGGATAAAACCACATAAAACATTCAATTCATATTGTCTACCATTGTAGTGACCAAAAGCCAATGCTTCTCCACACTTCGTGATCTCCGCTTTATTGCCGACGAAACTGATTTTCATACCGACTCTTGCTACCCGATTCACCGAAAACAAATTGCAGCTGAGTCCAGGTACGTACAAGACATGCCTTACTTCacatttcttctttttatttccaacggCTGCGTACATCACAATATCACCATAATATTATGCCAACAAagaaatctaatctaatctaatctcatacttgcgcagccaatacttgaaagcatcctggaaaatgacggtttctaaattccgtcatttttcttttcatacggccaggccaactacgcagtatgtaccgcagagatgatttcTAGATACTGAGCGACCTCAGAATTTATAAACCCTTAAAGTCGATCCATACCATGAAACCGAGGGGataggaagaaagcgtggacctcccgtaccaaacgcttccagtTAGTATAAATAGTAATCAAATATTATATTAATAATTTTTTCGTTGGGAGCGAAGCTATTTAAAAGTCATGAAATGCTCCATTCGGCAAGTGATGGTTGACGTCGTGTTCAAAATAACTACATTCACTATaaataagaaaagaagaaaatcatCATTAGTAGGCGGTAACGTCAGCTTCTTTCCTCGGTAACAGTGTGATGacaattctgaaaataaaagaagCGCTACCACAACATTAGAAGATTGGACACTTTAATTATACTCATGTTATTTTGAAATGCTTTTCCAgactgctatcagaaatcaagggggGTTAaatccttgattccaatctaagaaaaacattacagGGACATAAGTATGACTATTTGCGGTCGGGAAGCATCTAGAAAGTTGGAAGGAAGGATTAGTGTAGTATTTACTTAATGACTTACCGACAATTTCATAAGCACTACAGAATTGGAAATTGGGGAAggttttcgttgggtcaggatttgcctgtagctggcaatgtgaccgtggtagaccttaccccgtaacacaccacgtaaaggtgtctacccagcattacgggaatTAATATTATGCCAACAAAGAAATTGGAGAAAAACTCCATTCGCCACTGCTGTGTTGGAACTCTAAAATACCACTTGGTTTTGTTACTTCACGgtatatcacaagtcagtcgaaaagccgcttggtgcggtttggctgaaccccgaccagttAGGAACCATAGAACTACTTAAGAATTTCgggattttatttgaaaaatttaaattttaaatcaaataataGCGGCACATCGGCCGTATAAACAATCATTTTTGTTAATCATTCTGATcacgcatatgcacagcacatgtttctgGAAGGGACCAATTGAAATTTTTTGGGTAAAATATCCACGCGGGGGACACTAAATCCACtacatctcccactgggacattgccgccttgtagctcagtgttcatttagcacttccacagttttcaactgcgaggtttctaagccaaggtaccatttttgcattcgtaggtatatcatgaggctaacacgatgacacttttatgcccagcgAAATCGATACaatccgggaatcgaaccaagccaccctctcctcagcatggtcttgcattgtagccgagcgtcttaccgctaggctaaagaGGGGCCTACACCCTCCTTCTCGATAATACActatgtgaacatttttaagtGCTAAGTCGAAGTTTATAAATCCTGTTTTGTCAGAAGCCTgagattattttttgaaatttggcaTAATCGAATTGAATGGTCAAGTCAAGTGAAatgcagaatttaaaaaaatcttacatggaggAGTGGATCATCAGCAAGCTGAATAACTGTTTGTgatattcaaatttcaaacacaaaaatgatttttttttcaaatttattagttCAAGACAAACTGAAACTCACATGGAAAACATCCGTCCTCACCTACCAAACCGATTTAATCCTTCCTGAGCTGCACTACTTCTTCCTTAATGCCGTCCTTTGTAATAATGTTGATAACAACCGAATCCCCAGTGTATATATCACGCTCCGTAGCGGAAATGAACGTATCCTTTATAATAGAGATTGCCTTATCCAGCTGCACCGGAGTGGGCGTTACGTTGACCATATTCTTCAAGCCGATCTGATTATCCAGGACAGGCTGCAATAATGGTCCGGCCGACCCACCGGCGCGGTAGGTGGTTTTTTCACAGTGTCCAATCGGGTCGTAGCTGTAGATCACACCCTTTCCATCAGCGTCCAGTCCTGCCAAAACGTTGGACACGTAGTAGGGGAAAAATCGTCGATTGTACATCAGAATGGATAACATTTGAGCAACGGCGGGCGTAGACATATTCTTTTGGTGCTGATCCTTGTACATCTGCATGCGCACTTTGACCAAACTGGTCAGAGCCAGTGTGTCGCACCAGCATCCAGTGGATGCGAGTACCGTCCGCTCTGACATACGGAACAATTTGTTCTGTGTTCGAGTATGAATGGAGTATCCCGAACTCAGGCGAGTATCGGCTCCAATCACAGCGAAATCGTCTCCAGCGATTGCAACGACGCtcctacgaaaaaaaaatgcatttgttttaAAGGATTCTAAATTTATGGTTGGTATTTTAActctaataaaaatattttttgaacccacgaaattaaaataaaaaggcaaaacaCTTGACTGTGCCAAGGCTAACCTAGTTTCTAATAATCTACATTAAGCCTGGGGCTAAAGTTCTCTTTAACATAGtttaaaacataaatttaaaattgagtGATAATGACTAAATTTCCGTTATTGTTATCGACATCCTATTTGTAATACCATCCTA comes from Armigeres subalbatus isolate Guangzhou_Male chromosome 2, GZ_Asu_2, whole genome shotgun sequence and encodes:
- the LOC134215725 gene encoding proteasome subunit beta type-1, whose translation is MLGFENFPEYEVPGVRQVQFYPYESNGGSVVAIAGDDFAVIGADTRLSSGYSIHTRTQNKLFRMSERTVLASTGCWCDTLALTSLVKVRMQMYKDQHQKNMSTPAVAQMLSILMYNRRFFPYYVSNVLAGLDADGKGVIYSYDPIGHCEKTTYRAGGSAGPLLQPVLDNQIGLKNMVNVTPTPVQLDKAISIIKDTFISATERDIYTGDSVVINIITKDGIKEEVVQLRKD